The DNA segment tagattgaaaaaataaattctaaggaaaccaaattttgtcagtgcttcaaaaggaaaagttattctcatataatcaaatgtattacaaattatttcccTAGTTCAACGGCGAATAACTTCCTTATTGccaattttgtgacatttctcagtcttttgtttccgccaccaaatatgaaaatacctctagtATAAACACTACATGTATCATGAATTccttatgccttatgtcaagcttatgtccatttTGAATAAGCACTTACGTCTACTACTCGTATTACTAGTGTTGCTGTTATAGTATTTAACATTACTAGCATggtaaaagaatttttactAGCGGACAGAAGGATATGACTggcgagtcgtagacgagccCGTCATCTTCTGAAGCCAGTAAAACCCGTTACTTTGCGtgtattgttgaatattttatttgttcctgACTTGTAAATAGctatacagttggttgcaaaaaaaacgggaactgttagaataaaactgacacatttttacaatttttccatagtgtgaGACCTttttacgagagataggttagaattaacattttaaaaaattatctggtaggtattgtcaagtagacaattaattgacaaatgaacAGAACCAAATTtatattaggaaaattttcgtttcccattttttttttgcaaccaactgtacaaactaattaaaactctgatatttgaaaaaaaatcgtatgagCTTTACACGTATTGCTTTGGAAACACACATCACTCATATGAGCACgggtgtaaaattttactggatAGCCAGTTAAATTTTATAGGGTAGCCAGTTAAGAGACATTTTCAAGGTGACTACAGTGACTTGACAAACTGATGTTTACAAGTGTGGAACAATAAATACTATTCATACTGCTACTCCTCTTGCTGCTTTCCGTGATACTGCTTGTTTTACACCTACTCTTAATTTTAGAACGATCAGCAAACCCACAGAATCTCACCTTCTCTCAGAATCTTCCAAACGATCCCGAACTCACAAGGCAACATCACGCTGAAATCGAAGAAACTACTCAATTTTTGAACAAATCACTCATTTCTAATAGTACATCCAAAGAAAACGATGTCGTCTACAACTACACATCCGATCCCACAATTAACCACAGTAAAACCAAGGACCAAAACTCGACTAGTTTACATCCATATGAATCATTTCAAGAAACGTCATTTGCAAAGGACATTGTCATAATGATTTTAGTTCTAATTGTACTCCTAATGATGTTCAAGTAAGGAAGGATTCTTTAAGGTTGtcttcataatttttacactttttaGAAAAAGCTGCATTGTTAAGTTGAAAAAGATATGTCCACTTGTATCTAATGAGAGTGACCAAGAACTGCTGACACCGCTTGATGTGGTAATAAGCTTCTTGCATAGAAAGTCCTTATTTTAAAGCACTTTCCTCAGATTTACACAACTCCAAACAATGATTCAACAAAACCGGATAGACCAGTTTATGGTGCCGAAGGCGGTTTGAAAATCAACGTCAATAGAAGTAAGCTTTAGACAGTCAGTAActgattcaatttttaattttgtttattttatttgaaccaAGATGACAAACATCCCGAAACGTATGTTGTTGCTGAAGTGCCAAAACATGATGAAGTGGAAGGTTTTTGGCAATCACTCTGGAACaaaaacattacaaatttgGTACTGGTCGATATTAAACAAGACAAGgtattttcgatttttcacaCTTGAAGGCTTAGTATGTCTTTGTTGCAACAGGTTCTGACAAATTTTTGgccaaggaaaaacaaaataatttcttacAACAACATTTCCATCTACTGTGGGGTCGAAAACATCTTTGAGTTCTATGAGTACAGAACATTCACTTTGACCTACAACAGCGAGACAAGACTTGCAAGTCCTACTAACAAAtccagaaaaatattttctacacAAATTCCTTCTAGGTCAATCAACTTCGTTTTAGTTCTTGGTCCGACAGATTCAAACCATTTGTTTTTGTGCCTTtctttcaagaaatgtcaaaaatgtcacaatttccTATTCTAGTCCATTCCACGtaagttacaaaaaaatgtccaCTTGATtctatataataatttttacagaattgaTATGGGGACTGGATTTGTGATGCTTTGCGACACAAGCAACAGAACTGATGAAAACGTACAAAAAGTTGATCAGCACTTGAAGAAATTCTCAACCGAATTTAAAGTTAGCAGCGAACAGTATCAACTAGCTCAACTCGTCGTGTTCGAATATCAGCTCGCTGCTGACATCCGTGACCGCTCAACTACCAAAGATAAAACGGAATTGCTTATTCTGAGTGAGCTTGACTTTTGTAGATATAAGAAGTACTTGAAAGATACGAATTCTTTGGATCGTTTTACTACCGAAATTGAGTCTGAGTGTATATAAAATGTAGCTAATTGTAGCAAGTCACTTACATTGTTGTTTCAGCAAGCGCAGATACAAACGAAGAAAGTACTTTGGTAGACATTCTGCAAGGTCCTAGCAAGGTTCTGATAGCTGAGCAACCGTCCTCAAATGCATTGACGCATCTTTGGAGCTTGGTACATCAAGCTGATGTAAAAGTAGtgctatttttaaataagacATCAGATAGAGTAAGTTAAACTAACAGTAAAGACTAACACTAACACCACTTGCGTAGACTTACTGGCTAAGTAAAGAGAATCCGAAAATGACAGTGTCGGAAGACTTAATGTTGGAACATGGACATAAACTGAGTTTAAATTTCGATGACTGGATGCAAGTACAGCTGCTGATCCATAATCCAACACAAGTAAATCATGGTCTTTGAGTGAGAATtggtttttaaacattttatttatagaaaaaaattgaaatttactcGGTAAACTGGACGTCTAAGTGTCTTCCAAACGTTGAAACGTTTGTTCAGCTTTTTGTCAACACAAACGACAAAATACAAACCAAATCAGTCTTGGTAACGTGTAGGTAtgtgagaaaaataattacctTAACAACTTGTCTTACTTGTAATCTTTAGCGATGGCAAGACAATGTCTGGCTTATATGTTGCCATGTCATACTttgtcgaaaaaattaaagcgaATGAAGATTTTAACTTTTGTGCTTCTGTAAGAACAATTAGACGACAGTATCAACGGTTTCTACAAGATGAGGTAAATGTCTTTCTGTTTCGTTCTAGTGACGAAGAAgtcccaatttttttatttgagtaGTTTTATGTAGTGCTTATCATGTTTCAGGAACAATGGGTATTCTTGTGGAAGGCATTGCAAGTCTACATGGATCAGTATCTATGAGCGTTGTTCAATATTtaagatttaaaatgattttcatatttcttgtgttttttaaatcgctttgtagaaaattaattcaacAAGGAAAATCGCAtgcttttacattttttaacgttgctttgttcaataaatttttagcgctcaaattttataataattatctaggggccggtttcaccaacgtgagttaaatttaactacagattaaaataaacgaaaacattgttataacaataggtaaccaaagtaacgaagcattttaacctacagttaactttaactggcgttggtgaaaccggctcTCGATCTTCTAAATCCAGTTacacatttacaaaataactGCTGTTGATATTTTATGcaaattttgtgaatatttcaaataaaatccaagatagaaaaaagttgtatGCATCTGTTTGAATCGGAAAAATACGCAACTTTGTATACacaggagcatctgttaacgcccttGCAAATGATGGAGTTAtttactatggcggacaaaaaattttgaacgatcaaattttggcatatcaaaaaatgtcaatgtaagcTGCCCTTTAAGTACCTACTGTTATTATgacgtttataaattaaatcgaaaaattaacggtttgaagtaaacgtctatcaagtttataataataatttagtgatACAATGCCAGCCGTATCTGAATTTACTAAAGCCAAAATAGTAACCCTTCACCAGAGGGGTATGTCGTATGGGcaaatttcgacgaatttAGGGTTATCGAAGGGCACTATCCATGCCATTATGCGGAAGTGGGAACACACTGGGACGGTGGTTCGGCCTCCAGGTTCTGAAAGAAGGCGGGTGTCTTCCGTGGAACCGTAGAGGGATACGTGGAACAGAACGAGGCACCCCCGAACTATCACCGAAATCTGTGCCTGTTCATGAAGGAATAGATTGCTCTTGGTTGTACAACAAAATGGAGCAATGATCAAATATTGACTTCTTCAGTtttagttgtaaatttttttttattttaaacttttaattttaagtttaataaataaatgttataatttgttagtattgtggattgatctgtactttgaattttttgatatttgcgtaccaaaatacaacctGTTGGGTCGTTCTGTCTTGACGTAAATAGAACTAAATTTGGTTTCATCTATGATAAAGACATTCCTGATTTTGTGTTGATGCTAAACCTCTAAGaactatacttgggccaaccaacagatatagtaataaaaccgcccactagtgcccgcgtattttaaatagcagcttccaattggcttattcaaaacgtgcgcagattttcgaaagcctgatgtacatccacaaaaattacttgacggcatccggcatctcattcgttttaacctcgcttcgggagtttgaccacgtgtttatgtttgtttgttttccttgtcatttttcgatttgtattacaaaatatatttttttcaagacttttGGTTCTCTATTTGTTAGAGagaacctgcttcattgtgaaacaggtttcggcgtatatcgttctacgcaactaggccacatccccttttttttattactatatctgttggttggcccaagtatagataagtacggtcggtggacaaataaaactgggacacttaaaatttaatctgtgtaaatcagacgattgaattgtcaatatatctgtcagtgtctatataatatgtcataccaaagttaacctatttgtcataaagccgtaattaaacgatgcaaatttgtaaattttgacttatgtgattgtcatttttgtcccagttttatttgtccatcgactgtacgtACAAGGCGGAACGTTATAGATatggattggggacttgtcgttaagttggcactaccagcaaaagtaactaggcgcgccaataaggttattggaatttatgacagatctcactaatgtacagttcaatcataagttttaagcgaccttgagtttgacaacgGACAATCCATATCCAAAACGTTTCGAGTATATGTACATTCTACACCATTCGATAGCCTAGGGGCTGCAGCGACTTTCCCAATTTCGACGGCAAAGACGAAACGATTAAGATTCATCCACGTTCACCATTCGTGAGCCGACATAGGcacaccaaaatttttgtgttaatctatgattgtcactggtgacatgacaagaaaggcaaaaataaaaaatgaggttagttaaccataaagccagttttacatttatatgtcaaaagAATAACAAgtccttcaaaattttttgtccgccatagtacattacaaatgcggtaggcttcattttaacaaaaaccattttgacatttgatcAATACGGTGTAACTTTTACCAAGACGGTCTCAaggccaggacactggctgtGTACACGGGGACacattcagttgtcaaaatttctaaaccataccttagctactcataaccaagcttaagttaattacttaatttgacagttttttttaaatatcaatcacacgacctgctgtataataaccggcctgttcatttcattaaaaaagcattgcgaaa comes from the Tenebrio molitor chromosome 9, icTenMoli1.1, whole genome shotgun sequence genome and includes:
- the LOC138139527 gene encoding uncharacterized protein isoform X2; this translates as MGNLMCIVYFVALSFPYMCCENSFFLIRNYDKDEYICATNSASGLSWLDSKQDQNVSQFTPHASLRNDFEFNYSSHWQSETRFDHEGIFHRRWESLNTYETAGLENKFPVEEKLGENFEIVLSIRTPQEAHIRLIDESNATRSNFYWILLGGYGGTKTQIQRILKGGKVATVLATVNHSDKNNLFLTSQEWRHFKLSKLENRLSIAQLNPDVPIINASDNEEVFNVTQMVISSSGHAAWKIHTVRSLFTENISAKLLQINKFIGPENGVVCIAIFVRACESCKFTLILSGENNDILSNKTYTPGVKWREIKFSLKTSKPVVLSIDTSSSTQKNVFWFIDENLRRCHHEIEYRMIKSQRKLNCQLLSDGHNDIISLDDKVTTPASNNNCDHDTVTRSCIPCSLFLNGTCGRLKVCEKRVNQIECSCSAGWKNGDDKCEFQCDSGFYGTNCIKRCGHCYSDPCNHIDGTCNLCSYDYFGTKCDKKRSANPQNLTFSQNLPNDPELTRQHHAEIEETTQFLNKSLISNSTSKENDVVYNYTSDPTINHSKTKDQNSTSLHPYESFQETSFAKDIVIMILVLIVLLMMFKKSCIVKLKKICPLVSNESDQELLTPLDVIYTTPNNDSTKPDRPVYGAEGGLKINVNRNDKHPETYVVAEVPKHDEVEGFWQSLWNKNITNLVLVDIKQDKVLTNFWPRKNKIISYNNISIYCGVENIFEFYEYRTFTLTYNSETRLVNQLRFSSWSDRFKPFVFVPFFQEMSKMSQFPILVHSTIDMGTGFVMLCDTSNRTDENVQKVDQHLKKFSTEFKVSSEQYQLAQLVVFEYQLAADIRDRSTTKDKTELLILSELDFCRYKKYLKDTNSLDRFTTEIESESSADTNEESTLVDILQGPSKVLIAEQPSSNALTHLWSLVHQADVKVVLFLNKTSDRTYWLSKENPKMTVSEDLMLEHGHKLSLNFDDWMQVQLLIHNPTQKKIEIYSVNWTSKCLPNVETFVQLFVNTNDKIQTKSVLVTCSDGKTMSGLYVAMSYFVEKIKANEDFNFCASVRTIRRQYQRFLQDEEQWVFLWKALQVYMDQYL
- the LOC138139527 gene encoding uncharacterized protein isoform X6 is translated as MANFICIIYLVAFFDAYLCCKNRFLLIQNYDKDEYTCATNSAFALSWLDSTQDSQNVSQFIPHASLRNDFEFKYSSHWQSETRFDHKGIFDRRWEPLKTYETSGLDNKFPVGERLGENFEIVFSIRFLQDAHIILTEGSNVNRSNYYLILLGGYGGTETQILRVLKGSKVDTVLERVNHTDKNNLFLTNHNQEWRHFKLSKIENRLSIAQLNPDIPLIKANDEEEVFNVTQMVISSSGRGLWKIHTEYRMIKSQRKLNCQLLSDGHNDIISLDDKVTTPASNNNCDHDTVTRSCIPCSLFLNGTCGRLKVCEKRVNQIECSCSAGWKNGDDKCEFQCDSGFYGTNCIKRCGHCYSDPCNHIDGTCNLCSYDYFGTKCDKKRSANPQNLTFSQNLPNDPELTRQHHAEIEETTQFLNKSLISNSTSKENDVVYNYTSDPTINHSKTKDQNSTSLHPYESFQETSFAKDIVIMILVLIVLLMMFKKSCIVKLKKICPLVSNESDQELLTPLDVIYTTPNNDSTKPDRPVYGAEGGLKINVNRNDKHPETYVVAEVPKHDEVEGFWQSLWNKNITNLVLVDIKQDKVLTNFWPRKNKIISYNNISIYCGVENIFEFYEYRTFTLTYNSETRLVNQLRFSSWSDRFKPFVFVPFFQEMSKMSQFPILVHSTIDMGTGFVMLCDTSNRTDENVQKVDQHLKKFSTEFKVSSEQYQLAQLVVFEYQLAADIRDRSTTKDKTELLILSELDFCRYKKYLKDTNSLDRFTTEIESESSADTNEESTLVDILQGPSKVLIAEQPSSNALTHLWSLVHQADVKVVLFLNKTSDRTYWLSKENPKMTVSEDLMLEHGHKLSLNFDDWMQVQLLIHNPTQKKIEIYSVNWTSKCLPNVETFVQLFVNTNDKIQTKSVLVTCSDGKTMSGLYVAMSYFVEKIKANEDFNFCASVRTIRRQYQRFLQDEEQWVFLWKALQVYMDQYL
- the LOC138139527 gene encoding uncharacterized protein isoform X4; protein product: MANFICIIYLVAFFDAYLCCKNRFLLIQNYDKDEYTCATNSAFALSWLDSTQDSQNVSQFIPHASLRNDFEFKYSSHWQSETRFDHKGIFDRRWEPLKTYETSGLDNKFPVGERLGENFEIVFSIRFLQDAHIILTEGSNVNRSNYYLILLGGYGGTETQILRVLKGSKVDTVLERVNHTDKNNLFLTNHNQEWRHFKLSKIENRLSIAQLNPDIPLIKANDEEEVFNVTQMVISSSGRGLWKIHTVRSLFTENISAKLLQINKFIGPENGVVCIAIFVRACESCKFTLILSGENNDILSNKTYTPGVKWREIKFSLKTSKPVVLSIDTSSSTQKNVFWFIDENLRRCHHEIEYRMIKSQRKLNCQLLSDGHNDIISLDDKVTTPASNNNCDHDTVTRSCIPCSLFLNGTCGRLKVCEKRVNQIECSCSAGWKNGDDKCEFQCDSGFYERSANPQNLTFSQNLPNDPELTRQHHAEIEETTQFLNKSLISNSTSKENDVVYNYTSDPTINHSKTKDQNSTSLHPYESFQETSFAKDIVIMILVLIVLLMMFKKSCIVKLKKICPLVSNESDQELLTPLDVIYTTPNNDSTKPDRPVYGAEGGLKINVNRNDKHPETYVVAEVPKHDEVEGFWQSLWNKNITNLVLVDIKQDKVLTNFWPRKNKIISYNNISIYCGVENIFEFYEYRTFTLTYNSETRLVNQLRFSSWSDRFKPFVFVPFFQEMSKMSQFPILVHSTIDMGTGFVMLCDTSNRTDENVQKVDQHLKKFSTEFKVSSEQYQLAQLVVFEYQLAADIRDRSTTKDKTELLILSELDFCRYKKYLKDTNSLDRFTTEIESESSADTNEESTLVDILQGPSKVLIAEQPSSNALTHLWSLVHQADVKVVLFLNKTSDRTYWLSKENPKMTVSEDLMLEHGHKLSLNFDDWMQVQLLIHNPTQKKIEIYSVNWTSKCLPNVETFVQLFVNTNDKIQTKSVLVTCSDGKTMSGLYVAMSYFVEKIKANEDFNFCASVRTIRRQYQRFLQDEEQWVFLWKALQVYMDQYL
- the LOC138139527 gene encoding uncharacterized protein isoform X1 codes for the protein MANFICIIYLVAFFDAYLCCKNRFLLIQNYDKDEYTCATNSAFALSWLDSTQDSQNVSQFIPHASLRNDFEFKYSSHWQSETRFDHKGIFDRRWEPLKTYETSGLDNKFPVGERLGENFEIVFSIRFLQDAHIILTEGSNVNRSNYYLILLGGYGGTETQILRVLKGSKVDTVLERVNHTDKNNLFLTNHNQEWRHFKLSKIENRLSIAQLNPDIPLIKANDEEEVFNVTQMVISSSGRGLWKIHTVRSLFTENISAKLLQINKFIGPENGVVCIAIFVRACESCKFTLILSGENNDILSNKTYTPGVKWREIKFSLKTSKPVVLSIDTSSSTQKNVFWFIDENLRRCHHEIEYRMIKSQRKLNCQLLSDGHNDIISLDDKVTTPASNNNCDHDTVTRSCIPCSLFLNGTCGRLKVCEKRVNQIECSCSAGWKNGDDKCEFQCDSGFYGTNCIKRCGHCYSDPCNHIDGTCNLCSYDYFGTKCDKKRSANPQNLTFSQNLPNDPELTRQHHAEIEETTQFLNKSLISNSTSKENDVVYNYTSDPTINHSKTKDQNSTSLHPYESFQETSFAKDIVIMILVLIVLLMMFKKSCIVKLKKICPLVSNESDQELLTPLDVIYTTPNNDSTKPDRPVYGAEGGLKINVNRNDKHPETYVVAEVPKHDEVEGFWQSLWNKNITNLVLVDIKQDKVLTNFWPRKNKIISYNNISIYCGVENIFEFYEYRTFTLTYNSETRLVNQLRFSSWSDRFKPFVFVPFFQEMSKMSQFPILVHSTIDMGTGFVMLCDTSNRTDENVQKVDQHLKKFSTEFKVSSEQYQLAQLVVFEYQLAADIRDRSTTKDKTELLILSELDFCRYKKYLKDTNSLDRFTTEIESESSADTNEESTLVDILQGPSKVLIAEQPSSNALTHLWSLVHQADVKVVLFLNKTSDRTYWLSKENPKMTVSEDLMLEHGHKLSLNFDDWMQVQLLIHNPTQKKIEIYSVNWTSKCLPNVETFVQLFVNTNDKIQTKSVLVTCSDGKTMSGLYVAMSYFVEKIKANEDFNFCASVRTIRRQYQRFLQDEEQWVFLWKALQVYMDQYL
- the LOC138139527 gene encoding uncharacterized protein isoform X3; amino-acid sequence: MCCENSFFLIRNYDKDEYICATNSASGLSWLDSKQDQNVSQFTPHASLRNDFEFNYSSHWQSETRFDHEGIFHRRWESLNTYETAGLENKFPVEEKLGENFEIVLSIRTPQEAHIRLIDESNATRSNFYWILLGGYGGTKTQIQRILKGGKVATVLATVNHSDKNNLFLTSQEWRHFKLSKLENRLSIAQLNPDVPIINASDNEEVFNVTQMVISSSGHAAWKIHTVRSLFTENISAKLLQINKFIGPENGVVCIAIFVRACESCKFTLILSGENNDILSNKTYTPGVKWREIKFSLKTSKPVVLSIDTSSSTQKNVFWFIDENLRRCHHEIEYRMIKSQRKLNCQLLSDGHNDIISLDDKVTTPASNNNCDHDTVTRSCIPCSLFLNGTCGRLKVCEKRVNQIECSCSAGWKNGDDKCEFQCDSGFYGTNCIKRCGHCYSDPCNHIDGTCNLCSYDYFGTKCDKKRSANPQNLTFSQNLPNDPELTRQHHAEIEETTQFLNKSLISNSTSKENDVVYNYTSDPTINHSKTKDQNSTSLHPYESFQETSFAKDIVIMILVLIVLLMMFKKSCIVKLKKICPLVSNESDQELLTPLDVIYTTPNNDSTKPDRPVYGAEGGLKINVNRNDKHPETYVVAEVPKHDEVEGFWQSLWNKNITNLVLVDIKQDKVLTNFWPRKNKIISYNNISIYCGVENIFEFYEYRTFTLTYNSETRLVNQLRFSSWSDRFKPFVFVPFFQEMSKMSQFPILVHSTIDMGTGFVMLCDTSNRTDENVQKVDQHLKKFSTEFKVSSEQYQLAQLVVFEYQLAADIRDRSTTKDKTELLILSELDFCRYKKYLKDTNSLDRFTTEIESESSADTNEESTLVDILQGPSKVLIAEQPSSNALTHLWSLVHQADVKVVLFLNKTSDRTYWLSKENPKMTVSEDLMLEHGHKLSLNFDDWMQVQLLIHNPTQKKIEIYSVNWTSKCLPNVETFVQLFVNTNDKIQTKSVLVTCSDGKTMSGLYVAMSYFVEKIKANEDFNFCASVRTIRRQYQRFLQDEEQWVFLWKALQVYMDQYL
- the LOC138139527 gene encoding receptor-type tyrosine-protein phosphatase epsilon-like isoform X7, with protein sequence MANFICIIYLVAFFDAYLCCKNRFLLIQNYDKDEYTCATNSAFALSWLDSTQDSQNVSQFIPHASLRNDFEFKYSSHWQSETRFDHKGIFDRRWEPLKTYETSGLDNKFPVGERLGENFEIVFSIRFLQDAHIILTEGSNVNRSNYYLILLGGYGGTETQILRVLKGSKVDTVLERVNHTDKNNLFLTNHNQEWRHFKLSKIENRLSIAQLNPDIPLIKANDEEEVFNVTQMVISSSGRGLWKIHTERSANPQNLTFSQNLPNDPELTRQHHAEIEETTQFLNKSLISNSTSKENDVVYNYTSDPTINHSKTKDQNSTSLHPYESFQETSFAKDIVIMILVLIVLLMMFKKSCIVKLKKICPLVSNESDQELLTPLDVIYTTPNNDSTKPDRPVYGAEGGLKINVNRNDKHPETYVVAEVPKHDEVEGFWQSLWNKNITNLVLVDIKQDKVLTNFWPRKNKIISYNNISIYCGVENIFEFYEYRTFTLTYNSETRLVNQLRFSSWSDRFKPFVFVPFFQEMSKMSQFPILVHSTIDMGTGFVMLCDTSNRTDENVQKVDQHLKKFSTEFKVSSEQYQLAQLVVFEYQLAADIRDRSTTKDKTELLILSELDFCRYKKYLKDTNSLDRFTTEIESESSADTNEESTLVDILQGPSKVLIAEQPSSNALTHLWSLVHQADVKVVLFLNKTSDRTYWLSKENPKMTVSEDLMLEHGHKLSLNFDDWMQVQLLIHNPTQKKIEIYSVNWTSKCLPNVETFVQLFVNTNDKIQTKSVLVTCSDGKTMSGLYVAMSYFVEKIKANEDFNFCASVRTIRRQYQRFLQDEEQWVFLWKALQVYMDQYL
- the LOC138139527 gene encoding uncharacterized protein isoform X5; this translates as MFCLLLRVSQFTPHASLRNDFEFNYSSHWQSETRFDHEGIFHRRWESLNTYETAGLENKFPVEEKLGENFEIVLSIRTPQEAHIRLIDESNATRSNFYWILLGGYGGTKTQIQRILKGGKVATVLATVNHSDKNNLFLTSQEWRHFKLSKLENRLSIAQLNPDVPIINASDNEEVFNVTQMVISSSGHAAWKIHTVRSLFTENISAKLLQINKFIGPENGVVCIAIFVRACESCKFTLILSGENNDILSNKTYTPGVKWREIKFSLKTSKPVVLSIDTSSSTQKNVFWFIDENLRRCHHEIEYRMIKSQRKLNCQLLSDGHNDIISLDDKVTTPASNNNCDHDTVTRSCIPCSLFLNGTCGRLKVCEKRVNQIECSCSAGWKNGDDKCEFQCDSGFYGTNCIKRCGHCYSDPCNHIDGTCNLCSYDYFGTKCDKKRSANPQNLTFSQNLPNDPELTRQHHAEIEETTQFLNKSLISNSTSKENDVVYNYTSDPTINHSKTKDQNSTSLHPYESFQETSFAKDIVIMILVLIVLLMMFKKSCIVKLKKICPLVSNESDQELLTPLDVIYTTPNNDSTKPDRPVYGAEGGLKINVNRNDKHPETYVVAEVPKHDEVEGFWQSLWNKNITNLVLVDIKQDKVLTNFWPRKNKIISYNNISIYCGVENIFEFYEYRTFTLTYNSETRLVNQLRFSSWSDRFKPFVFVPFFQEMSKMSQFPILVHSTIDMGTGFVMLCDTSNRTDENVQKVDQHLKKFSTEFKVSSEQYQLAQLVVFEYQLAADIRDRSTTKDKTELLILSELDFCRYKKYLKDTNSLDRFTTEIESESSADTNEESTLVDILQGPSKVLIAEQPSSNALTHLWSLVHQADVKVVLFLNKTSDRTYWLSKENPKMTVSEDLMLEHGHKLSLNFDDWMQVQLLIHNPTQKKIEIYSVNWTSKCLPNVETFVQLFVNTNDKIQTKSVLVTCSDGKTMSGLYVAMSYFVEKIKANEDFNFCASVRTIRRQYQRFLQDEEQWVFLWKALQVYMDQYL